One segment of Choloepus didactylus isolate mChoDid1 chromosome 15, mChoDid1.pri, whole genome shotgun sequence DNA contains the following:
- the VWA2 gene encoding LOW QUALITY PROTEIN: von Willebrand factor A domain-containing protein 2 (The sequence of the model RefSeq protein was modified relative to this genomic sequence to represent the inferred CDS: deleted 1 base in 1 codon): MPSFLFLEAICIFLFSRVLPSLPLQEVHVSRETIRKISAASKMMWCSAAVDILFLFDGSHSVGKGSFERSKHFAITVCDALDIKPERVRVGVLQFSSSPHLEFPLDSFSTRQEVKAKIKRMVFKGGSTETGLALKYLLRKGFPGGRNASVPQILILLTDGKSQGPIALPAKQLKERGVTVFSVGVRFPRWEELHALASEPREQHVLFAEQAEDATNGLFSTLGSSAVCTITSPDCQVEPHPCVRRTLEMVREHAGSAPCWRGSQRTNAVLAALCPFYSWRRVFLTHPATCYRTTCPGPCDSQPCQNGGTCVSEGLDGYHCICPLAFGGEANCAPKLSLECRIDLLFLLDSSAGTSLEGFLQAKAFVKRFVQAVLSKDSRARVGVARFSRELVVAVPVGEYQDVPDLVRSLDSLPFSGGPTLMGSALRQVAERGFGSATRTGQDRPRRVVVLLTGARSQDEVAGPAHYARAQELLLLAVGSEAVRAELEEITGSPEHVLVHADPRDLVSQIPELQRKLCSQQQPGCQAQSLDLVFMVDASASVGPQHFAQMQSFVRSCVLQFDVNPDVTQVGLVVYGGRVQTAFGLDTHLTRATVLQATSQAPYLGGVGSAGTALLHIYDRVMTVQKGARPGVPKAVVVLTGGTGAEDAAVPAQKLRNNGVSVLVVGVGPVLREALWRLAGPRDSLIHVAAYGDLRYHQDVLIEWLCREAKRPVNLCKPSPCTNEGTCVLQSGSYRCECRSGWGGPHCENRVSRGDAPKGGSRQVPAGEQPLPHSRQLLRRPGPAGH; the protein is encoded by the exons TGCTCCCATCCCTCCCTCTTCAGGAAGTCCATGTAAGCAGGGAAACCATCAGGAAGATTTCAGCTGCCAGCAAAA TGATGTGGTGCTCGGCGGCAGTGGATATCCTTTTTCTGTTCGACGGCTCTCACAGCGTTGGGAAAGGGAGTTTTGAAAGGTCCAAGCACTTTGCCATCACGGTCTGTGACGCTCTGGACATCAAGCCCGAGAGG GTGAGAGTGGGAGTCTTGCAGTTCAGTTCTTCTCCTCACCTGGAATTCCCCTTGGATTCATTTTCAACCCGTCAGGAAGTGAAGGCAAAAATCAAGAGAATGGTTTTCAA AGGAGGGAGCACCGAGACAGGCCTTGCTCTGAAGTACCTTCTGCGCAAAGGGTTCCCGGGGGGCAGGAATGCCTCCGTGCCCCAGATCCtcatcctcctcactgatgggaAGTCCCAGGGGCCCATCGCTCTGCCGGCCAAGCAGCTGAAGGAAAGGGGCGTCACTGTGTTCTCCGTGGGCGTCCGTTTTCCGAG GTGGGAGGAGCTGCACGCGCTGGCCAGCGAGCCAAGGGAGCAGCATGTGCTGTTTGCTGAGCAGGCGGAGGACGCCACCAACGGCCTCTTCAGCACGCTCGGCAGCTCTGCTGTCTGCACCATCACCTCTCCAG ACTGCCAGGTGGAGCCCCACCCCTGTGTGCGCAGGACGCTGGAGATGGTCCGAGAGCATGCTGGCAGCGCCCCGTGCTGGAGAGGCTCGCAGCGGACCAACGCCGTGCTGGCTGCACTCTGCCCCTTCTACAG CTGGAGGAGAGTGTTCCTTACCCACCCGGCCACCTGTTACAGGACCACCTGCCCAG GTCCTTGTGACTCGCAGCCCTGCCAGAACGGAGGCACGTGTGTTTCAGAAGGATTGGATGGGTACCACTGCATCTGCCCACTGGCATTCGGAGGGGAGGCAAACTGCG CTCCGAAGCTGAGCCTCGAATGCAGAATTGACCTCCTCTTCCTGCTGGACAGCTCGGCGGGCACCAGCCTGGAGGGCTTCCTGCAGGCCAAGGCCTTCGTGAAGCGGTTCGTGCAGGCCGTGCTGAGCAAGGACTCCCGGGCCCGCGTGGGGGTGGCCCGGTTCAGCAGGGAGCTGGTGGTGGCGGTGCCCGTGGGGGAGTACCAGGACGTGCCAGACCTGGTCCGGAGCCTCGACAGCCTCCCCTTCAGCGGAGGCCCCACCCTCATGGGCAGTGCCTTGCGGCAGGTGGCAGAGCGCGGCTTTGGGAGCGCCACCAGGACAGGCCAGGACCGTCCACGAAGGGTGGTTGTCCTGCTCACGGGTGCACGCTCCCAGGATGAGGTGGCTGGCCCAGCGCATTACGCCAGGGCCCAAGAGCTGCTCCTGCTGGCCGTGGGCAGTGAGGCCGTGCGGGCAGAGCTGGAGGAGATCACAGGCAGCCCCGAGCATGTGCTGGTCCACGCCGACCCACGGGACCTTGTCAGCCAGATCCCTGAGCTGCAGAGGAAGCTGTGCAGCCAGCAGCAGCCAG GCTGCCAGGCACAGTCGCTGGACCTGGTCTTCATGGTGGACGCCTCAGCCTCGGTGGGGCCGCAGCACTTTGCTCAGATGCAGAGCTTTGTGAGAAGCTGCGTCCTCCAGTTTGACGTGAACCCTGATGTGACACAGGTCGGCCTGGTGGTGTACGGCGGCCGGGTCCAGACAGCCTTTGGGCTGGACACGCACCTCACCCGAGCCACGGTGCTCCAGGCGACGAGCCAGGCCCCCTACCTGGGCGGGGTGGGCTCAGCTGGCACGGCCCTGCTGCACATCTACGACAGGGTGATGACTGTCCAGAAGGGTGCCCGGCCTGGTGTCCCCAAGGCTGTTGTGGTGCTCACAGGCGGGACGGGAGCAGAGGACGCGGCCGTCCCTGCCCAGAAGCTGAGGAACAACGGTGTCTCAGTGTTGGTGGTTGGCGTGGGGCCGGTCCTGAGGGAGGCGCTGTGGAGGCTTGCAGGTCCCCGGGACTCCCTGATCCACGTGGCAGCTTATGGAGACCTGAGGTACCACCAGGACGTGCTCATCGAGTGGCTATGCAGAG AAGCCAAGCGGCCAGTCAACCTCTGCAAGCCCAGCCCGTGCACGAACGAGGGCACCTGCGTCCTGCAGAGCGGGAGCTACCGCTGCGAGTGCCGGAGTGGCTGG GGGGGCCCCCACTGCGAGAACC gggTCTCGAGAGGAGATGCCCCAAAGGGTGGTTCCCGCCAAGTGCCTGCAGGAGAGCAGCCGCTGCCCCACTCCCGGCAGCTACTGAGAAGGCCGGGGCCTGCTGGGCACTGA